In the genome of Afipia felis ATCC 53690, the window CGTTGCGTGTGCTGCGCGACACCAAAGCTCCGCAATATCGAATGCTGCTCGAAGCAGCTCAGGGAGTGAACTTGTCAAAATAATCAAAGCGACAAATGGGAGGAGGGGCCATGTTTCGAGGAAAGGTTGTTACCGGGTTGAGTGGGTTCATATTCGCGGGCGCGTTCTTGCTGGGAGCTGTTACGACGCCAGCGGTGGCGGAAGTCAGCGAAGTCAAGATCGCCATGCAATATGGTCTTGGACATCTGCCGGTCATGGTGATGCGCGACAAAAAACTCGTCGAGAAGCATCTCAAGGAAGAAGGTCTCGGCAACACCACCACTAAATATTTCCAGCTTGCCGGTTCGGCCGCGATGAACGACGCGCTGCTGTCAGGGAGCGTCGATTTCACGAGTGGCGGCCTGACCGGCATTGCCACATTGTGGGGAGCTTCCAAGGGGCGTGTGAAGGCGCTGTCTGCCGTCAACGCTTTCCCGATGTACCTCAACACGATCAATCCGAAGATCAAGTCGCTGAAGGATTTTACGCCGGCCGACAAGATCGCCCTGCCGGCCGTTCGTGTTTCGCCGCAGGCAATCGTGCTCGGCATGGCGGCCCAGAAGGAGTTGGGGGACGCCACCAAGCTCGATTCGCTGACCGTGACGATGAACCATCCCGACGCGATGGCCGCGCTGCTGTCGAAATCCGGCGCGGTGAACAGCCATCTCGGCTTCTCGCCGTATCAGGAAGCTGAGTTGAAGCATCCCGGCGTGCACCGGGTTTTCAGTTCGTATGACGTCATGGGCGGTCCGGCGACCATCGTCGTGATCGGCACGCGCCAGGATTTTTACGATCAGAATCCAAAAACTGTGAAAGCCGTGCTCGCGGCGCTCAACGATGCGCTTGCCTTCATTAATAAAGACAAGGAAGGGGCGGCGAAGTTCTACATCGAGAACAGTGGCGACAAGAGTTCGACCTATGATGAGGTGTTGGGCCTTTTGAAGAACCCGGAAATCATCTTCTCCAACGTGCCGTCGGGGACCATGAAGTTCGTGTCTTTCATGTACGAACGTGGCATCGTCAAGCAGAAGCCGGAATCGTGGAAGGATCTTTATTTCCCGACGGCCTATAACATCAAGGGTGCAAACTGAGTGTCTGAAAGGCTCCATATTCACCTCGATGTCGTCGGCGGTATCGCCGGCGACATCTTCGTTGCAGGAATGGTCGATGCTTTCCCGAAGCTGAAGGACGCCGTACTCAGGAATACGTCGGCCGTTCTGCCAACGCATTGCGGAACACCTGCTTTTGCTGAGGGGAAGAGCGGCGCGATCAGGGCGCTACGATTTGCGCTCGCTTCATCCGATGCAAAGCCCGCTCATTCTCACGGCCATACCCACCACCACCACCACCATCACGACCATGCGCATGGTCACGAGCATAAGCATGCTCACCATCACGCCTCCGCTCATCAGGCCGAGACGCTGCATCGCCATGACGCTGCGACGGACCATCATCATGAGCACGATCATGGCGCAGGCTCCTATCGTGAAATTGTTGGTCTGATCGAAGCGGCCGATCTCGCTCCGAACGTTCGGACCCATGCTCTGGGAGTCTTGCGTCTTCTCGCCGAAGCCGAAGCCCATATCCACCAGGTCGATATCGACCATGTGCATTTCCATGAAATCGCCGGCTGGGATTCGATCATGGATGTCGTCGCGGCAGGAACGATCATCGCCGCCCTCGATGGTGCGCGCTGGTCGGTTTCGAGCCTTCCTCTGGGAGGCGGCCTGATCCAGACTCAACACGGGCTACTCCCGGTACCGGCGCCTGCGACGGCAACGCTGCTCAAGGATTTTCAGTGGCGCAACGACGGCGTTTCCGGCGAACGTATTACACCCACGGGCGCAGCCATTCTGAAGCATCTGATCGGCAGGTCGACGAGCCAGTTGCCGGAAGGGCGCTTGATGTCGACCGGGACCGGGGCAGGCACACGCGAATTCGAGCAACTGCCGAACATCTTGCGCGTTCTTGTCTTTGAAACGGGCGCCCAGGCAGAGAGCATGGTGGTCGCGACGATCAACTTCGATGTCGACGACATGACGGGAGAGGAAATTCAGGTTGCGGCTGACCGGATTCGTCAAGCCGACGGGGTGATTGACGTCACCACGGGGCAGCGAACCGGGAAAAAGGGGCGCGTGGCGACCTCATTCCGCGTCTTGGCTCGGCCTGACAGGCTGGACGAGATCAATCCGCTGATCTTCACTGAAACTTCGACGATCGGTCTGCGTTGGCATCTCGAGCAGCGCGCGTGCCTGTTTCGCAAGCCCGATACCGTCGCGCACGAGAACGGGGTCTTGCGTGTCAAGGAGGTCAGCCGCCCTGACGGGTCGTTTAGTCGCAAGATAGAGAGCGACGATGTGGCGTTTCAACCCGGGCTTGAAAGGCGCCGGGCGCTCAAGGCCAAAGCGGAGCGGAACGAGACATGAAAACTTTCTCGAGCGAAGAAGCCGCCTTGGTATCCGTGCTGGATGGTTATGATGACATCGCGATTGCGGTCAGCGGTGGCGTCGACAGCATGGTGCTGGCTTACATCGCTCATCGCTTTTCGCGCACTACGGCGACGATGTTGCATGCGATTTCACCCGCCGTGCCGCAGGCCGCGACCGCGCGTGTCAGGCGTTACGCCGAGAGTGAAGGGTGGCGGATCACTTGGCTCGATGCTGGTGAATTCGAGGATCCGAACTATCGCGCCAACCCCGTCAACCGTTGCTATTATTGCAAGTCCAATCTCTATGACCGGATTCGCGATGCGACGTCTTCGCAGATCGCATCGGGGACGAACATGGACGATCTCGGCGATTTCCGTCCGGGTTTGAAGGCTGCGTCAGAGCGCGCGGTGGTTCACCCTTATGTCGAAGCGGGTCTTGGCAAAAGGAACATCTATCGGTTGGCAGAACTTCATGGACTGACCGATCTTGCCGAGCTTCCGGCGCAGCCATGCCTTGCCAGTCGCGTCGAGACCGGAATTGCGATTGATCCGAAAGATCTTGCTTTCATCGAATTGATGGAAGGCAGGGCCGCTTCGCTCGCACCCGTATCCGCGGATATCCGCTGCCGTACGACTGCCGCAGGCATCATCATTGAAGTCGGCGCGGCGTTTCCGCAATCCCAGCGCGGGGTGCTGGCAGATGATGCCGCCAGATTGTGCGCGGCTCACGGGCGCGCTTTTGCCGGAGTACGGGACTATCGTCGTGGGTCCGCCTTTCTTCGCTGACCGTGTTGTGAGGCGCTGACCTCGGGGGGCGATGTTTGGAATTTTGACGCTAGGATTTCTGCTCGGGACTACCTCAGTGATCCCGTGCTGGGTGACCAAAAAATCGAATTTTCAGTGAATTGTCCTTTTTCCGTTCGTGTTCCGGATCT includes:
- a CDS encoding LarC family nickel insertion protein → MVDAFPKLKDAVLRNTSAVLPTHCGTPAFAEGKSGAIRALRFALASSDAKPAHSHGHTHHHHHHHDHAHGHEHKHAHHHASAHQAETLHRHDAATDHHHEHDHGAGSYREIVGLIEAADLAPNVRTHALGVLRLLAEAEAHIHQVDIDHVHFHEIAGWDSIMDVVAAGTIIAALDGARWSVSSLPLGGGLIQTQHGLLPVPAPATATLLKDFQWRNDGVSGERITPTGAAILKHLIGRSTSQLPEGRLMSTGTGAGTREFEQLPNILRVLVFETGAQAESMVVATINFDVDDMTGEEIQVAADRIRQADGVIDVTTGQRTGKKGRVATSFRVLARPDRLDEINPLIFTETSTIGLRWHLEQRACLFRKPDTVAHENGVLRVKEVSRPDGSFSRKIESDDVAFQPGLERRRALKAKAERNET
- a CDS encoding ABC transporter substrate-binding protein, which produces MFRGKVVTGLSGFIFAGAFLLGAVTTPAVAEVSEVKIAMQYGLGHLPVMVMRDKKLVEKHLKEEGLGNTTTKYFQLAGSAAMNDALLSGSVDFTSGGLTGIATLWGASKGRVKALSAVNAFPMYLNTINPKIKSLKDFTPADKIALPAVRVSPQAIVLGMAAQKELGDATKLDSLTVTMNHPDAMAALLSKSGAVNSHLGFSPYQEAELKHPGVHRVFSSYDVMGGPATIVVIGTRQDFYDQNPKTVKAVLAALNDALAFINKDKEGAAKFYIENSGDKSSTYDEVLGLLKNPEIIFSNVPSGTMKFVSFMYERGIVKQKPESWKDLYFPTAYNIKGAN
- a CDS encoding ATP-binding protein is translated as MKTFSSEEAALVSVLDGYDDIAIAVSGGVDSMVLAYIAHRFSRTTATMLHAISPAVPQAATARVRRYAESEGWRITWLDAGEFEDPNYRANPVNRCYYCKSNLYDRIRDATSSQIASGTNMDDLGDFRPGLKAASERAVVHPYVEAGLGKRNIYRLAELHGLTDLAELPAQPCLASRVETGIAIDPKDLAFIELMEGRAASLAPVSADIRCRTTAAGIIIEVGAAFPQSQRGVLADDAARLCAAHGRAFAGVRDYRRGSAFLR